CCAGACCAAGACGGCGAAGGAGAAGTGCGGCTACAAGGCCACCTATGCGGATGGCAAGCTCCAGGGACAGCCGAAGCCGTGTGCCGGAAACCAAGGAACGATCATTTGCATTGAGGATCTGTTCTACAACATGCCGCAAAGGAGGCAGGCTCTCCGTTCGCCGGCCGAGGAGTTCCAGAGATTGTCCGAGGTTCTGGCTAGGTACGCTGTCCACAATCCAAGGGTGGGCTTCACCCTCCGCAAGCAGGGAGACGCGCAACCTGCCCTGCGTACACCTGTGGCCAGTTCCCGATCCGAAAACATCCGCATCATTTACGGGGCAGCAATTTCCAAGGAACTGCTGGAGTTTAGCCACCGCGATGAGGTTTTCAAGTTCGAGGCCGAGTGCTTGATCACCCAGGTTAACTATTCGGCCAAAAAGTGCCAGATGCTGCTGTTCATCAACCAGCGACTGGTGGAGTCCACAGGTTAGTGAGTCTGAACATCTCATCATTCAGAAAACGAATCCAATACATCCCTTAGCTATCAGGACCTCCGTGGACTCGGTTTATGCCACATACCTCCCCCGTGGCCACCATCCTTTTGTATATATGAGCCTGACGCTGCCGCCCCAGAACTTGGACGTGAATGTCCATCCCACCAAGCATGAGGTGCATTTTCTCTACCAGGAAGAGATTGCGGATAGTATCAAGCAGCAGGTTGAAGCCCGACTCCTTGGCAGCAATGCCACGCGGACGTTCTACAAACAGCTAAGGCTACCAGGAGCCCCCGACCTGGATGAAACCCAGTCGGCTGATAAAACGCAACGCATCTATCCCAAGGAGCTGGTGcgcactgactccactgagcAAAAGCTGGATAAGTTTCTGGCGCCGCTGGTCAAAAGTGACTCGGGAATGTCCTCCAGTTCCTCTCAGGAAGCGTCTCGTCTGCCAGAAGAGAGTTTTCGCGTTACAGCGGCAAAAAAATCGCGAGAAGTGCGTTTGAGCAGCGTGCTAGACATGCGGAAGCGGGTGGAGCTGCAGTGCAGCGTTCAGCTGAGGAGCACGCTCAAAAACTTGGTCTATGTGGGCTGTGTGGATGAGAGGCGAGCCCTGTTCCAGCATGAAACGCGCCTTTATATGTGCAACACACGCTCGTTTAGTGAGGAACTTTTCTACCAGCGGATGATTTACGAGTTTCAAAACTGCTCTGAAATCACAATAACTCCGCCATTGCCTCTCAAGGAGCTGCTGGTGCTGTCGCTGGAAAGCGAAGCCGCCGGCTGGACGTCCGAGGACGGGGATAAGGCTGAGCTGGCGGACAGTGCTGCGGACATTCTTCTGAAAAAGGCGCCCATCATGAGAGAGTATTTCGGGCTGCGCATCTCGGAGAATGGAATGCTCGAATCTCTGCCCAGTTTGCTGCACCAGCATCGACCTTGTGTGGCCTTCCTGCCCGTTTACCTGCTCCGCTTGGCCACCGAAGTGGACTGGGAGCAGGAGGCACGATGCTTCGAGACTTTCTGCAGGGAAACTGCTCGATTTTACGCGCAATTGGATTGGCGGGAGGGTGCGACTGCGGGCTTTTCCAGATGGACAATGGAACACGTACTATTTCCGGCCTTTAAGAAATATCTTCTGCCACCACCACGCATCAAGGATCAGATCTACGAGCTCACTAACCTGCCCACTCTGTACAAGGTGTTCGAGAGGTGCTAGTTTCGGTGGTTCACTTCCATAACTTTAAAGAttcattatattttgtattctaACTAACTTGTAACTAATCATATTCATAAGCACGAGGTGCATGTCTAAACATTCAGATCCGGCTGGCGGAGTCGCGTGACCCGTTCGGCGTTCTTGACGTGCTCCTTCAACAGCCCCATTATCTCCGTGTCGTACTCCTTGGGCGTGGGCTTCACCTCGGTGGCC
This genomic interval from Drosophila mauritiana strain mau12 chromosome 2R, ASM438214v1, whole genome shotgun sequence contains the following:
- the LOC117136398 gene encoding DNA mismatch repair protein Mlh1 codes for the protein MAADLEPGVIRKLDEVVVNRIAAGEIIQRPANALKELLENSLDAQSSHIQVQVKAGGLKLLQIQDNGTGIRREDLAIVCERFTTSKLTRFEDLSQIATFGFRGEALASISHVAHLSIQTKTAKEKCGYKATYADGKLQGQPKPCAGNQGTIICIEDLFYNMPQRRQALRSPAEEFQRLSEVLARYAVHNPRVGFTLRKQGDAQPALRTPVASSRSENIRIIYGAAISKELLEFSHRDEVFKFEAECLITQVNYSAKKCQMLLFINQRLVESTAIRTSVDSVYATYLPRGHHPFVYMSLTLPPQNLDVNVHPTKHEVHFLYQEEIADSIKQQVEARLLGSNATRTFYKQLRLPGAPDLDETQSADKTQRIYPKELVRTDSTEQKLDKFLAPLVKSDSGMSSSSSQEASRLPEESFRVTAAKKSREVRLSSVLDMRKRVELQCSVQLRSTLKNLVYVGCVDERRALFQHETRLYMCNTRSFSEELFYQRMIYEFQNCSEITITPPLPLKELLVLSLESEAAGWTSEDGDKAELADSAADILLKKAPIMREYFGLRISENGMLESLPSLLHQHRPCVAFLPVYLLRLATEVDWEQEARCFETFCRETARFYAQLDWREGATAGFSRWTMEHVLFPAFKKYLLPPPRIKDQIYELTNLPTLYKVFERC